One window of the Corynebacterium glutamicum ATCC 13032 genome contains the following:
- a CDS encoding threonine/serine dehydratase has product MLTLNDVITAQQRTAPHVRRTPLFEADPIDGTQIWIKAEFLQKCGVFKTRGAFNRQLAASENGLLDPTVGIVAASGGNAGLANAFAAASLSVPATVLVPETAPQVKVDRLKQYGATVQQIGSEYAEAFEAAQTFESETGALFCHAYDQPDIAAGAGVIGLEIVEDLPDVDTIVVAVGGGGLYAGIAAVVAAHDIKVVAVEPSKIPTLHNSLIAGQPVDVNVSGIAADSLGARQIGREAFDIATAHPPIGVLVDDEAIIAARRHLWDNYRIPAEHGAAAALASLTSGAYKPAADEKVAVIVCGANTDLTTL; this is encoded by the coding sequence ATGCTCACCCTCAACGATGTCATCACCGCCCAACAACGAACCGCCCCTCATGTTCGACGAACGCCACTTTTCGAAGCAGACCCCATCGACGGCACACAAATCTGGATCAAAGCAGAGTTCCTCCAAAAGTGCGGCGTGTTCAAAACGCGTGGAGCATTCAACCGCCAGCTCGCAGCTTCGGAAAACGGACTACTCGACCCAACGGTTGGCATCGTCGCGGCATCAGGCGGAAACGCAGGACTCGCAAATGCTTTTGCCGCAGCATCCTTAAGCGTTCCCGCCACGGTATTGGTGCCCGAAACTGCCCCACAAGTAAAAGTTGATCGCCTCAAGCAATACGGTGCAACCGTGCAACAAATCGGATCTGAATATGCGGAAGCATTTGAGGCAGCTCAAACCTTTGAGTCGGAAACTGGTGCTCTGTTTTGCCACGCCTACGACCAGCCCGACATCGCAGCTGGAGCAGGCGTCATTGGGCTAGAAATTGTCGAAGATCTTCCCGACGTTGACACCATCGTGGTTGCTGTCGGTGGCGGTGGACTCTATGCAGGAATCGCAGCCGTCGTAGCAGCCCACGACATCAAAGTGGTGGCCGTTGAACCCTCCAAAATTCCAACCCTGCACAACTCACTCATTGCCGGCCAACCAGTCGATGTGAACGTTTCTGGTATCGCGGCAGATTCTTTGGGGGCTCGCCAAATTGGACGAGAAGCCTTTGACATCGCAACTGCCCATCCCCCAATAGGCGTCCTAGTGGACGATGAAGCAATCATCGCAGCTCGACGCCACCTCTGGGACAACTACCGCATCCCTGCCGAGCATGGCGCTGCCGCAGCACTCGCCTCTCTTACCAGTGGAGCATACAAACCTGCAGCAGATGAAAAAGTGGCAGTCATTGTGTGCGGAGCGAACACTGACCTCACAACACTGTGA
- a CDS encoding dihydrofolate reductase family protein, whose protein sequence is MSYIIAGDEQLDMAEAVRKIGETFKTEEIILGGGGTLNWSMLRDGLCDEVSIVMMPIADGEKHTHSLFEADEKYSAPLPIGFSLASVEPLEDGSVWMRYGVNGPVDAN, encoded by the coding sequence GTGTCCTACATCATCGCCGGCGATGAGCAGCTGGATATGGCAGAAGCCGTTCGCAAAATTGGGGAGACCTTTAAAACTGAGGAAATTATCCTTGGTGGCGGAGGAACCCTGAACTGGTCCATGCTCCGCGACGGTTTGTGCGACGAGGTTAGCATCGTGATGATGCCAATCGCCGATGGTGAAAAGCACACCCACTCTTTGTTCGAAGCCGATGAAAAATACTCAGCACCGTTGCCGATCGGTTTTTCACTCGCCAGCGTTGAACCACTAGAAGATGGAAGCGTTTGGATGCGTTACGGGGTCAATGGCCCAGTGGACGCGAACTAG
- a CDS encoding PspC domain-containing protein, translating into MDKVKFFRSRDNKNIAGVCAGVAKYYDLDADTVRYWYVFAHFFGVPMFSVYLIQWLIYPQEES; encoded by the coding sequence ATGGATAAGGTCAAATTCTTTCGCTCCCGGGACAACAAAAATATTGCGGGCGTGTGCGCGGGAGTCGCGAAGTATTACGACCTCGACGCGGATACAGTGCGCTACTGGTACGTTTTTGCTCATTTCTTTGGTGTTCCGATGTTCTCGGTTTATCTAATTCAATGGCTAATTTATCCCCAGGAGGAGAGTTAG
- a CDS encoding AraC family transcriptional regulator, producing the protein MSSASLLWCHSGVSTVRFGERIFTLVAGDLLFAPEEAQVADDSQGLVLNIRFETLNIMGPARRIHLGHVWNDRLTFEYSRSLFGKETLSPDIARLFTDRVPTPPLPAPRKARAVAQVLVSNPADQTSLEEFAEIQGVSARTLQRQFLKSTGYSFSEWRAAQRVCVAASLLAHDFSISVVANLVGFAATSSLTRAFRRHTGATPSTFTTGQIGMGSAGHPPRIPATTTFAEAHQDQQLWIYSGTATVTTPGYCRFMGQGDMVTIPAGTQTRIDVAAGSIAFPVPVGLDEWGMDLTRVVAVNNQQPKPLTILEQSEWSKLSEELLNTPVPVQM; encoded by the coding sequence ATGAGTTCTGCCAGCTTGTTGTGGTGCCATTCCGGTGTGTCAACAGTTCGTTTTGGCGAGAGAATTTTCACTCTCGTCGCAGGCGACCTGCTGTTCGCGCCTGAGGAAGCCCAGGTTGCCGATGATTCTCAAGGACTTGTTCTCAACATCCGCTTTGAGACCCTCAACATCATGGGACCTGCGCGTCGCATCCACCTGGGTCACGTGTGGAATGATCGCCTGACCTTTGAATACAGTCGCTCGCTGTTCGGTAAAGAGACCCTGTCGCCAGACATCGCGCGCCTGTTCACCGACCGCGTTCCCACCCCTCCGCTGCCAGCTCCGCGTAAAGCGCGCGCAGTGGCGCAGGTGCTGGTGTCCAACCCTGCGGATCAGACCAGTTTGGAAGAATTTGCGGAGATCCAAGGCGTTTCGGCGCGTACTTTGCAGCGCCAGTTCCTCAAATCCACGGGCTATTCATTCAGCGAATGGCGTGCTGCGCAGCGCGTCTGCGTCGCCGCGAGCCTGCTGGCCCACGACTTCAGCATTTCAGTGGTTGCGAACCTCGTCGGGTTCGCCGCGACCAGCAGCTTGACCAGAGCTTTTCGACGCCACACCGGTGCAACTCCGTCCACCTTTACTACTGGACAGATCGGCATGGGCTCCGCAGGTCACCCACCACGCATCCCAGCAACCACCACGTTTGCCGAAGCGCATCAGGACCAGCAGCTGTGGATTTACAGCGGAACCGCAACCGTCACCACCCCCGGCTACTGCCGATTCATGGGACAAGGTGACATGGTGACCATCCCTGCCGGCACCCAAACCCGCATTGACGTGGCAGCCGGATCCATCGCATTCCCAGTCCCAGTTGGACTCGACGAATGGGGAATGGACCTAACCCGCGTCGTGGCTGTTAATAACCAGCAGCCAAAGCCACTGACCATTTTGGAACAGTCTGAATGGTCCAAGCTCAGCGAAGAACTTCTGAACACTCCTGTACCTGTACAAATGTGA
- a CDS encoding Bax inhibitor-1/YccA family protein — protein sequence MRSSNPVFSSLKETQRPQGQNPYGGYDNFGGVYQQNVAPQKAERPMTVDDVITKTGITLAVIIVFALVTFGVWLVSPGLGMILTLVGAIGGFITVLVSTFGKKYGSAAVTLIYAVFEGLFVGGISLLLSGFTVGNANAGGLIGQAVLGTIGVFIGMLFVYKTGAIKVTPKFNRILTGMMVGVLVLVLGNVVWALFTGGASPLRDGGIIAIIFSLFCIGLAAFSFLSDFDAADRLVREGAPSKMAWGVALGLAVTLVWLYTEILRLLSYFQNR from the coding sequence GTGCGAAGCAGCAATCCCGTTTTTAGTTCCCTTAAGGAAACTCAACGTCCACAAGGCCAGAACCCATACGGTGGTTACGACAACTTCGGTGGTGTCTACCAGCAAAACGTAGCTCCACAGAAGGCGGAGCGCCCAATGACTGTGGATGATGTGATCACCAAGACTGGTATCACTCTCGCGGTTATTATCGTTTTTGCATTGGTCACCTTTGGCGTGTGGTTGGTTAGCCCCGGCCTCGGAATGATCTTGACCCTTGTTGGTGCCATCGGTGGTTTCATCACCGTTCTGGTCAGCACCTTCGGCAAGAAGTACGGATCTGCGGCAGTCACTTTGATTTACGCAGTATTCGAAGGCCTCTTCGTCGGCGGAATTTCCCTTCTGCTGTCCGGCTTCACAGTTGGTAACGCCAACGCAGGTGGCCTCATTGGCCAGGCAGTCCTTGGCACCATCGGTGTATTCATTGGCATGCTGTTTGTATACAAGACTGGCGCTATCAAGGTCACTCCTAAGTTCAACCGCATCCTCACCGGCATGATGGTTGGCGTCCTGGTTCTTGTCCTGGGCAACGTTGTATGGGCACTGTTCACTGGTGGCGCAAGCCCACTGCGTGACGGTGGAATCATCGCGATTATCTTCTCCCTCTTCTGCATCGGCCTGGCAGCATTCAGCTTCCTCTCCGACTTCGATGCAGCTGACCGCCTCGTCCGCGAAGGTGCACCTTCCAAGATGGCATGGGGCGTTGCGCTTGGTCTTGCAGTGACCTTGGTCTGGCTCTACACCGAAATCCTACGTCTGCTTAGCTACTTCCAAAACCGCTAG